A part of Aricia agestis chromosome 13, ilAriAges1.1, whole genome shotgun sequence genomic DNA contains:
- the LOC121733136 gene encoding cationic amino acid transporter 3, with protein MSCGRLFAALRRCKQLEGGDNTTQLSRCLGLLDLTALGVGSTLGLGVYVLAGAVAKTVAGPAVTISFLIAAIASAFAGICYAEFASRVPKAGSAYVYSYVSVGEFIAFTIGWNLILEYVIGTASVAKGMANYIDSLCNNTMAKTMTEWAPMRIGFMADYPDFFAFFLVLLITILLGVGVSESTKLNNVFTALNLATVVIVLVTGALWSDTKNWRLTPEDIPAEYRDAAGAGGFMPWGFAGVMAGAAKCFFGFVGFDCVATTGEEAKNPKRDIPLSIVMSLTIIFLSYFSVATVLTMMWPYYLQDEDAPFPYVFEQIGLPVIKWIVTIGAVFALCTSLLGAMFPLPRVLYAMGSDGVLFRPFAVINPRTQTPLLATALSGLFSATMAALFNLNQLIDMMSIGTLLAYTIVATSVLILRYEEESSVQLSSKALPESPYSVARQSFNLLGLKAPTALSYTIAKWTIAIFFAVALATCALLNGESSKALGTVVGVLGGVLLLLLLVLYRQPRQDVSHLTFKVPLVPLVPYVSVCMNVYLMTQLDYQTWVRFIIWLVIGYLIYFFYGIRNSSLREKDIVKTPNGIHDEKHIVTKF; from the exons ATGAGCTGCGGGCGGTTATTCGCGGCGTTACGGCGCTGCAAACAGCTGGAGGGCGGCGACAACACCACGCAGCTGTCGCGCTGCCTGGGCCTGCTGGACCTCACGGCGCTGGGCGTGGGCAGCACGCTCGGTCTGGGCGTCTACGTGCTGGCCGGCGCCGTCGCCAAGACGGTGGCGGGCCCGGCGGTCACCATCAGCTTTCTGATTGCTGCCATCGCGTCCGCTTTTGCTG GTATCTGCTACGCGGAGTTCGCGTCTCGCGTGCCCAAAGCGGGCTCAGCGTACGTGTACAGCTACGTGAGCGTGGGCGAGTTCATCGCCTTCACCATCGGCTGGAACCTCATCCTGGAGTACGTGATCGGCACCGCCAGCGTCGCTAAGGGCATGGCCAACTACATCGACAGCCTGTGCAACAACACCATGGCGAAGACTATGACGGAGTGGGCACCGATGAGGATCGGCTTTATGGCGGATTATCCGGACTTCTTCGCTTTCTTCCTGGTGCTGCTTATCACTA TTCTCCTGGGTGTGGGTGTGAGCGAGTCCACCAAGCTGAACAACGTGTTCACGGCGCTCAACCTCGCCACCGTCGTCATCGTACTCGTCACAGGAGCGCTTTGGA GCGACACCAAGAACTGGCGTCTTACCCCCGAAGACATCCCCGCGGAGTACCGCGACGCGGCCGGCGCGGGCGGGTTCATGCCGTGGGGCTTCGCCGGCGTCATGGCGGGCGCCGCCAAGTGCTTCTTCGGCTTCGTGGGCTTCGACTGCGTGGCCACCACCGGCGAGGAGGCCAAGAACCCCAAGCGCGACATTCCGCTCTCCATCGTCATGTCGCTCACCATCATCTTCCTGTCCTACTTCAGCGTGGCGACGGTGCTGACCATGATGTGGCCGTATTATCTACAG GACGAGGACGCGCCCTTTCCCTATGTCTTCGAGCAAATTGGCCTGCCAGTCATCAAGTGGATCGTCACAATCGGCGCCGTGTTCGCGCTGTGCACGAGCCTGCTCGGCGCCATGTTCCCTCTCCCACGCGTGCTGTACGCCATGGGCTCTGACGGCGTGCTGTTCCGACCGTTCGCCGTCATCAACCCACGGACCCAAACGCCGCTGCTGGCGACGGCGTTGAGCGGATTGTTCTCTG CAACAATGGCAGCGCTGTTCAACCTGAACCAGCTGATCGACATGATGTCCATCGGCACGCTGCTCGCGTACACCATCGTCGCCACCAGCGTGCTCATACTCAG ATACGAGGAGGAGAGTAGTGTGCAGCTGAGCAGCAAGGCGCTGCCGGAGTCGCCGTACAGCGTGGCGCGGCAGTCCTTCAACCTGCTCGGCCTGAAGGCGCCCACCGCGCTCTCCTACACCATCGCCAAGTGGACCATCGCTATATTCT TCGCGGTGGCTCTGGCGACATGCGCGCTTCTGAACGGCGAGTCGTCGAAGGCGCTGGGCACGGTGGTGGGCGTGCTGGGCGGggtgctgctgctgctgctgctcgtACTGTACCGCCAGCCGAGACAGGACGTCTCGCACCTCACCTTCAAG GTCCCCCTCGTGCCGTTGGTGCCGTACGTCAGCGTGTGCATGAACGTGTACCTGATGACGCAGCTCGACTACCAGACCTGGGTGCGCTTCATCATCTGGCTCGTCATCG